DNA sequence from the Pempheris klunzingeri isolate RE-2024b chromosome 9, fPemKlu1.hap1, whole genome shotgun sequence genome:
CAGGTTACACAGCTAAGTCCATAGGTGTAAACAGTTGACTGGCCACTCGCTGTCAAGAGCTCCACACTTTCCGGGGGGTAGGAATGGGGAGGGGTGGCGTTTCAGGTGTCGAAGTCATCATTTATACGTCTTCATGTGCCACAATCCATCATTCAGATAGTGAACGTTCTCAATTCCAATTCCCTTGttgactttttctctgtttgcaaAAGACACATTCAGATGAGGCGTCATAAGAGCAGCAACAGAACAGAACTTTCTACCTGAAGGAAAAAAGTCTTACATGCTTTCTGCAGACATCTTCATGACGCCAACACAAAGTGCATGTTGTTTCCCCTCTGCCATTATAGCCTGCATCCACTAGTTAAAGACAAACTTGGTGGTAAGTGATTTAAAATGGAGAaggaacattttttaaatagatgTATTCAATCAAACAGCTGCCATGTACAGCCTCAAGTACAAAAGGATACAACTACTGTGTCTGCTCCAGCTGGGTAGAGTTTAGCGCCTGGTGACGTCAGCCCGGGGCACATGATGTTGGCACCACTTAAGACAAACTTGATGGCCCCTTTGTCCACTTGCTGGTGTGGAAGAATGAAAGGATCTATGAAAAGACAAGGAGTTTGTGATCAGCGTGAGGAAATTCAAACACAACTATCAAACCACTAGCATTAGGAGATCTTACATTTATGCAACAGTCTGAGGGTTGGGTAAAATggtccttctctctgtctgaagAAGAGCAGCTCTCCATTCACTGTCAGGATTTCGATGTGCTCGTGGCTGTGgaaagaataacaaaaatacaaaaactgcAGAGTAAAATCCACTGCACTGAAAACACCCTGCATGCAAGAGTCGGGTTGCGTCTTACCATCTCACTATCTTGACAGGGTCCTTTTTTGGCATTATGTGATTGAGCCATGACTCGATTTCGGGAAACTGCTCAATCAGCTGGTTTTTGATGCCTTTGATCACTGATGTTTTCAGCTGGATACAGTTTGATACATTTTCCTTCTCATCAAatctgaaagagaaaacagaaattatTTGTTGTATAATGTGTTGATAGAAAACAGAGTGAGCTTTACTTCTATGGTTacaattttattgttttttttacaaaagatTAATTCTATTTTTGGGCTTCGTCAGGTGTATTAACCAATAAACTGAGGCCTAAACatatgacaaacacacagtacgTATTCCACAATGAAGCACACTGCATGTTGGCTTTGTTCCATTacatcatcaataaaatatataatactcaatttcaacaaatatgCACACTTTTCAAATCTCATCTACTCAATCAAATTAGTTTTATGGAAAATACAATTCTCAATTTCATTTCAATacacatacattaaaaaaaggGAAGTCTTTGTAGAAAAAAGGTACCTTTAAATAATGTGATTACAAATCTAAATATGCGACTCTAATTTAAAGTGAATATATGTTTAGATGGGGTGAGATGTGCCTGGATGTTCCCGATCAAGATGACACGACATGATTTTTGGATTCAAGGTAGTATTGCCTTGTTCAGAGGTGTGAATGATTATCTTTAGCCCACACAAAAGTGACATGTTTAAACAGAATGATCTCTGGTCGGACAAAGGCCTGATCTAATATTACAACGAACAATATGTCATAACTAATTTCTGCTTGTCTCATTAACTGAACATGAACACAACAAACTCGAAGACGCGATGGCTAATCAGTTAGCCTTAGCTACCTAGCTGTGGTTAGCCACAGTTACAACAAGGAAAGTGATCAGAAACGTACTTTTTAAACATCCTCGTTGGTCGCCGTTACCGTGTTCCTCAATTGTGAGTGCTTGTCTGTATTTACTGTGCCAGACCGAGTACggtaaacacaagaaaacaacaaagcacagCTCAACTATCAAGTAATGGTGCAGCAGATCCACGCCTGTTTCGCAGCATAGGGCCAACGGTTTAAGAGTTGCGTCACTTTACGACAGTTGTGTGAGTTACACGGCAGGTCAGGTCGAATTCGACTACAACATGTAACCTAGGTAACTTCTGTCACTGAAATAGTAAGGCGCATAAAAGAAAGAATCGGCCACTGAAGCTGTTTATGTTTCATAGACAGTAAAACAAACGATAAGTCAATAAATGCTCTCATGTAGCACTTGTTTAATAATGTCAAGGGCCGTTTCCATAGTGACAAAGCAGTTTTAGGCGCGTGACGTGTTCATCCTTTATTTCCTGAATCGATACTTATGAACAATACATACTTAACTTGAATGTTTCCACTCAGTGCTACGTTAAACTTCAGTTCCACTACATGTCAGCGGCAAATATTgtactctatctatctatcagtaTCAATTTTGAATCTTATGGTACATTTTATGTGCCAATCTCTGTCAATCTTGGTGTGTTTGTACCACCATGTGTCACAAGTCTTTATGCCATTGTATTTCACAGACCACACCTTTATTTATCACATCATAcatattacagtaaaatgtaCAGTGTAAAATCAGAGTAATAATAGCTTTAAAATAGAGATATTTCAGAAAGGAAATCTGGGcaatagaaaaaataattcaaaatcgATTCATTATCTATTCATATACAGTAACTAATACTAATAACTTAAGTAATTTTTAGTAATATAACTAAGACCATCAACTCTAGGCCTATAGCACctaagtacaaatttgaggaaTTTGTACTTTTATAGACTTTGTACTTCTATtccattacatttcagaggcaaatgtTATATTTCTTACTCCAATACaattatttgacagctttagttacacATTAAGATTTTTGCATACAAAATGTTTGACAAACTTACAAATTTATGATGTATTGTAATATAAAAAATCTACTGGAACGATTCATAGATAAATCATTAGTCAATTGATAGAAAATTA
Encoded proteins:
- the mcts1 gene encoding malignant T-cell-amplified sequence 1, giving the protein MFKKFDEKENVSNCIQLKTSVIKGIKNQLIEQFPEIESWLNHIMPKKDPVKIVRCHEHIEILTVNGELLFFRQREGPFYPTLRLLHKYPFILPHQQVDKGAIKFVLSGANIMCPGLTSPGAKLYPAGADTVVAIMAEGKQHALCVGVMKMSAESIEKVNKGIGIENVHYLNDGLWHMKTYK